The DNA region GTTAACAATATCGCTAGCACGAGACGCGTCAGGAGCAATGGCCACAGCGGAATACCTAATGGCAGAAATATTAAAGTATCTTCTACCACCGCATGACAGGCCACAAGGAATATGAATAATAGATACACATCGCGTTGACTCATATTATCTTCCTTTACAGCCTGAATGATCACACCGGCGCCATATGCGAGGCCAAACAGAAGCCCAGCCCCCAACGTTGTAGACGTATTGGGTGATAAGCCTAATACTTTCGTGGCCGGTCTCATCCAACGCGTGAACAACTTCAGGAAATCCCGGTCCTTCATCCATTGAATAAAGATCATGAGCGGGATCACGATCATTGCTAACTGCAAAATACCGATCACGGCTGTATTAAGAGCATGAAGTGTCATCGCTAACCACCCTTCAATGTTCTCCGTTGAGGTGTTCGGTATCATCCCATACTGTGCAGGCGTTTGACCGCCAGACCAAAATAGATGAATAAGGAACGCAGAAAGGAAAGCTAAGCCTAACCTCACGGTGACTGCCACCCATGCTTTAATCCCCACTTTGACTGCCACCGCTGTCTCAATAAAAAGATTGTGAGAAAGAGACATCATCACTGCTAGTATAAAAACTTCCTTCACGTCAAGACTTAAGCTTAAAACGGCCCCGATCCCAGCATAAAGGTTGAGAAAGTTAGCTAAAACAAAAGGGATAGCCGCTTCACCCGGCAGGCCGATCAAACGCATCAAAGGTTCAAACAGAACCACAATCCAGTCGATCACAGGCGTGAAGGATAGCAAGGTCACAATTAACGTGACGGGGAAAATGACTTTTCCTAGTACCCATGTCGTCTGTAGTCCAGCTTTTATACCCGCTTTTAATGTATCCATAGG from Caldalkalibacillus salinus includes:
- a CDS encoding nucleoside recognition domain-containing protein, whose amino-acid sequence is MDTLKAGIKAGLQTTWVLGKVIFPVTLIVTLLSFTPVIDWIVVLFEPLMRLIGLPGEAAIPFVLANFLNLYAGIGAVLSLSLDVKEVFILAVMMSLSHNLFIETAVAVKVGIKAWVAVTVRLGLAFLSAFLIHLFWSGGQTPAQYGMIPNTSTENIEGWLAMTLHALNTAVIGILQLAMIVIPLMIFIQWMKDRDFLKLFTRWMRPATKVLGLSPNTSTTLGAGLLFGLAYGAGVIIQAVKEDNMSQRDVYLLFIFLVACHAVVEDTLIFLPLGIPLWPLLLTRLVLAILLTIAIGLLWKRTEHTPSQSYLKEETNH